The region TGAAGCGGTGAAACAAACGGTTGCCGAGCAAATTGAACAGCTTGTGTTGCACAAACAGGAAGCATTAAAAAAACAGCAAGACATCCCGGAAGACGACACCGAATCCATAAATAACCAGACAGAGCAAACAGAAATGGCGACAACAAACTCAAATACACCTGATGCACGTCAGGTTCATTTTCAGCCAACGCGCCGGGAATTATGGAAAGCATCTTTTCTGTCATTCAGTTTTTTAGCGTTTATCCCGATTCTGGCTGCTGGTTATCACGAGATCGATGAGGTGGTTGATGTCGATGAACAAGCCAAGGGTTTTTTCACCTTTTTAACCAGCTCATGGGTGATCATGCTTTGTGTCATCATTCTGTTTGCAATGTTTGCGATCGCCTTTGGAATCATTCGTACTTTTTTAAAGTATGGCCAATATGAAATAGCCTCGGATCAGGAACGGATTTATATTCGCAGTGGCACATTGAGCAGAAGAATGTTTGTTATCCGCAAAAATAATGTTCAAGCCATTCAAATTACGCAAAATCCGCTGAAAAAGCTGCTTGGGCTATTGGAAATTAACTTGCTGAGTGCCGGGAGTGAGGAAGAGGAGTCTGAAGAAGTACATTCGTTATATCCATTCCTTCCTCAAGGACGTGCGGAGGAATTGTTAGAAGAGTTGTTGCCGGATTTTCAAATGAAAGAGGAAGCTGCTATGAACAAACTGCCCCGTAGTGCCTTGTTAATCAGGTTATTGAGGGTCCCATGGGTGTGGATTATCGCAACGATCCTCATTGTCTGGTTCAAGCCAACATGGTGGTGGATCTCGCCGGCTATTTTCCTGCTCACTTATATCAGTCGTGTTTTTGACTATCGCAATACGCGTTTTTTACTTGATGGAGAGTTTATTCAATTGAAAACAGGCGGTTTATGGTCAACTGTATTCGTGACCAACCGGAAAAAGGTGATTGAAGCAGAAGTAGTGTGTACAATAGTGCAGCAGCGATTCGGACTGGCAACTATTCAAACAATTAATCGTACCAAACCCGTGCATGCAGAAGAATTGAAAGATGTTCCATTAGAAACGGCACATACATTTATAAAGTGGTATCAGGAGCGGTATAAAGAGATCAAAGTCGAATAATGATACGGCGAAAGGGAGAAGGGATGTACGCCACATCCCTTTTCAGACTAAATCAAAATGCAATTTGGCATCGTCAGTAAAGCGTATTTTGCAATTTTGCAAGGCAAGCAGACTCTTGTTCAGCTTCCTTGGTTTCAATTGATAAATTCGTGCAAATGTATCTCGATCGACCCCATTATAATGGATCGTGTTGATCGTTTGGATATTTAACAGACTTGTTTCAGGATATGCATCATTCGGGTTTTCCCACTCAATTAGGAACGGGAGCATTTCTTCCGTATAATTGTACATTGGGAACAGCATCCGCCATTTTAAAACCGTTCCATCCGGTTTGGTGCGCTCACCGGCAAATGGCCCACTATACGGGATGCGTTCGTTTTGAAAATGGGTCACATACTCATCCATTTGACTCGTTCTAAGCGCGAATTGGAACGGACCGGGCGATTCATTTTCAATGGTATGGACAAAATGCTGAATAAGCGGGTTTTCCGCCTGTTTTGCCTTAGACAGATCAGTGACTCCAAGCCATTCCAAATAACTGTCATTGGAAAAATAGGACAAGTAATTATATGTCCCCCAGTCGGCGTGCTCGCCACCTTTGATCGCTTTGATGGTGAATTGATTCCCGTATTCAGCACTTGCTGTTTCGGCGTTAATTCCCGCTATTACGATATGATCCAATGCTAACATGTCATATCCCTCCCCGGTTGTTTTATATGGATTTTGAACACCACTATAAATTGCGTATTTTATTCATTATAGTTTCTGATGACTATTTTGCAATATATTTGTTTGCCCGAATCATCCTTGGTAAATTCATTTTTGGTCCTGTTTACAAAGCCCATGTTTCAGCAGATCAATTTCTTTCAAAAAGTTTGTCATAGCCATGTCATACGATAACTCTCTGGCAAAACTAAGCACAAGATTATGGAAGATGACAGCAATTAAGATTTGTATGATGTGAAATAAATCACTTTTATCCGAAATGCACAAGTTGCGTGTGTTTATAATATCCTTGATTTCGGTAATTTGTTTTAACCTTTCTTTGCTGAAATTACCCGTAAATGTACGCTCCATTTTATAGTTCATATTTAAAAAGGCGTTTTTAAAGAAGTCGCGATTTTCCCGGGTTTGAAAGTTTTCCAACATGGATTGATATATAACGGTAGCAGTATCAAAAATGTCTCCCTCCGCCTGCCTGAGACAAGAGATGAATTTTCTTGCTTGTATTTTTCCGTAAAGCTCTAATACATAATAAAACGCATCTTCTTTATCGTAAAAATATTGATAGAAGCTCCCTCTGGGTATATCAGCAGCTTTGACGATATTGGTAATCGAGGCTTCGTGCAGGGATACTCTGGAAAATTCCTTTTTTACTGCTTGAATAAGTATTTGCCGTTTTTCTCTTGGCAAATTATAAAAGGTCGCTTTTGGCATCCATATTCCCTCAATTCCTGATAAAATGACATGTTGTCACAATAAACAATGCACTCATTATAAATGACATCTTGTCACAAGTCAATTTTAACGAAGAAATGCGAATGTGCCTGGGACATGTCTGCTAAAACCGCAACAGTCAACTGACCCATCTTGTAGCCCGGCTTAT is a window of Lentibacillus daqui DNA encoding:
- a CDS encoding VOC family protein — encoded protein: MLALDHIVIAGINAETASAEYGNQFTIKAIKGGEHADWGTYNYLSYFSNDSYLEWLGVTDLSKAKQAENPLIQHFVHTIENESPGPFQFALRTSQMDEYVTHFQNERIPYSGPFAGERTKPDGTVLKWRMLFPMYNYTEEMLPFLIEWENPNDAYPETSLLNIQTINTIHYNGVDRDTFARIYQLKPRKLNKSLLALQNCKIRFTDDAKLHFDLV
- a CDS encoding PH domain-containing protein, with the translated sequence MQPRRMHPMKIIFSFIHTLRNSFVIILYLFIINFNDASTFIKIARYVFLAFLLYRLVALAIDWWKTTYGIQDGAIHIYRGWFKRTDNRVPIERVQNVEWHTPFYYRMFHLTSLSLQTSATEKEASVKFEAVKQTVAEQIEQLVLHKQEALKKQQDIPEDDTESINNQTEQTEMATTNSNTPDARQVHFQPTRRELWKASFLSFSFLAFIPILAAGYHEIDEVVDVDEQAKGFFTFLTSSWVIMLCVIILFAMFAIAFGIIRTFLKYGQYEIASDQERIYIRSGTLSRRMFVIRKNNVQAIQITQNPLKKLLGLLEINLLSAGSEEEESEEVHSLYPFLPQGRAEELLEELLPDFQMKEEAAMNKLPRSALLIRLLRVPWVWIIATILIVWFKPTWWWISPAIFLLTYISRVFDYRNTRFLLDGEFIQLKTGGLWSTVFVTNRKKVIEAEVVCTIVQQRFGLATIQTINRTKPVHAEELKDVPLETAHTFIKWYQERYKEIKVE
- a CDS encoding TetR/AcrR family transcriptional regulator, translating into MPKATFYNLPREKRQILIQAVKKEFSRVSLHEASITNIVKAADIPRGSFYQYFYDKEDAFYYVLELYGKIQARKFISCLRQAEGDIFDTATVIYQSMLENFQTRENRDFFKNAFLNMNYKMERTFTGNFSKERLKQITEIKDIINTRNLCISDKSDLFHIIQILIAVIFHNLVLSFARELSYDMAMTNFLKEIDLLKHGLCKQDQK